A window of Hyperolius riggenbachi isolate aHypRig1 chromosome 1, aHypRig1.pri, whole genome shotgun sequence contains these coding sequences:
- the LOC137545558 gene encoding fatty acid-binding protein, liver-like, whose translation MMDFTGTYELQSHENMEAFLRAMGVPENVIEKGKNAKGVTEIKQHGNHFVINMATGPKVQHLEFNLGEETEVEVPTGEKVKSTMNLEDGKLVTKFKGVTTVMELSGDTLTSELTFKDIVCKRISKRIS comes from the exons ATGATGGACTTCACCGGAACTTATGAGCTTCAGTCCcatgagaatatggaggctttcTTGAGAGCCATGG GGGTTCCTGAAAATGTAATCGAGAAGGGAAAAAATGCAAAAGGCGTGACAGAGATTAAGCAGCATGGAAATCACTTTGTGATCAATATGGCCACAGGCCCGAAGGTTCAGCACTTGGAGTTCAACCTTGGTGAGGAGACTGAAGTGGAAGTGCCAACTGGAGAGAAAGTTAAG TCTACCATGAATCTGGAAGATGGCAAGCTTGTTACAAAATTTAAAGGTGTCACCACTGTTATGGAGCTTTCTGGAGATACCCTCACCAGT GAACTGACTTTCAAAGATATCGTCTGCAAGAGAATCAGCAAGAGAATCTCATAA